In Trichocoleus desertorum NBK24, the following are encoded in one genomic region:
- a CDS encoding ParA family protein, whose product MGYIISTINMKGGVGKTTLTVNLATCLARDFDKRVLVVDLDAQINATLSLISPPDFTDLRKADRTLRNLIEKEIKSDKSYDFSIRDVIRNNVCAVNGLDLLPGDLELYNDFEISEKLHYQSVREYQNSFEKMWNIFEHRLVSKILSPVLEEYDFIFLDCAPGYHLLTRSSIAASNFYLLPAKPEPLSVIGIQLLERRIKRFRKEHPEILSKLHLLGIVFTMSGGPAGKFYQQVIQRVTNDFGSENIFRTEIPMNVDISRAGDRFQPVVLLTPNSSGAKAFSILTKEFLQKIAISTGIAKPQSESTLADLD is encoded by the coding sequence ATGGGTTACATAATTTCAACTATCAACATGAAGGGAGGTGTTGGTAAAACTACTCTCACAGTAAATCTCGCTACTTGCTTGGCAAGAGATTTTGATAAACGGGTTTTAGTGGTTGATTTAGATGCTCAAATTAATGCAACTTTAAGTCTAATTTCTCCTCCAGATTTTACTGACCTTCGAAAGGCAGATAGAACACTAAGAAATTTAATAGAAAAAGAAATTAAATCAGACAAAAGTTATGATTTTTCGATTAGAGATGTAATCAGGAATAATGTGTGTGCAGTGAATGGATTAGATCTACTGCCTGGTGATTTAGAGTTGTATAACGACTTCGAGATTTCTGAAAAGCTTCATTATCAATCAGTTCGTGAATATCAAAATAGTTTTGAGAAGATGTGGAATATCTTTGAACATAGATTAGTGAGTAAAATTCTAAGTCCTGTTCTTGAGGAATATGATTTCATTTTCTTGGATTGTGCTCCTGGCTATCATCTCCTAACTCGTAGTAGCATTGCTGCAAGTAACTTCTATCTGCTTCCTGCAAAGCCGGAACCATTGTCCGTGATTGGGATTCAACTACTAGAGCGAAGGATTAAAAGATTCAGAAAAGAGCACCCTGAGATTTTATCGAAACTACATCTTTTGGGAATAGTTTTTACAATGTCAGGTGGACCAGCAGGAAAATTCTATCAACAAGTTATTCAACGAGTAACTAACGATTTCGGCTCAGAAAATATATTTAGAACCGAAATTCCCATGAATGTCGATATTTCTAGAGCAGGAGATAGGTTTCAGCCTGTTGTATTGCTTACTCCAAACTCATCAGGAGCTAAGGCATTTAGTATCCTTACAAAAGAATTTTTGCAGAAAATAGCAATCTCTACTGGTATTGCTAAACCTCAATCTGAATCAACACTAGCTGATCTTGACTAG
- a CDS encoding HHL1-like protein yields MTTGGFGKAETPKKSVSKKAVKRTEASKQYDKMKTDGVPEFNIYMRIQGKKQWYPVGSIAVKRSSQINMAIYDSEKDLREGAFRLFPILRKNQANLEYGYRLKEFSDEPIQVAVKPEQAVANAFQSAIANVKDRFTSLFKRS; encoded by the coding sequence GTGACGACTGGTGGATTTGGTAAGGCAGAAACCCCAAAAAAGTCTGTTTCTAAGAAGGCAGTCAAGCGGACTGAAGCTTCGAAGCAGTACGACAAAATGAAGACTGATGGGGTGCCTGAATTCAATATCTATATGCGAATTCAGGGTAAGAAGCAGTGGTATCCGGTCGGCTCGATCGCGGTGAAGCGTAGCAGCCAAATCAATATGGCAATCTACGACAGCGAGAAAGATTTGCGCGAAGGTGCATTCCGCCTGTTCCCCATCCTCCGCAAAAATCAAGCAAATCTAGAATACGGCTATCGCTTGAAGGAATTTAGCGACGAACCCATCCAAGTTGCCGTGAAGCCTGAGCAAGCAGTTGCCAATGCGTTCCAGTCCGCGATCGCCAACGTCAAAGACCGCTTCACCTCTCTCTTCAAGCGCAGCTAA
- a CDS encoding glycosyltransferase family 4 protein encodes MNILMLSTTFPYPPTRGGTQVRTFNLLKYLAQNHDITLVTQRGKEVTDAEIEGLRQWVSELVVFPRPSEAKLQPGAIAKLQRFATFVNQGTPPSVLSAYSRPMQEWIDQHVQAGKCEVITCEHSVNEIYVKPEFQEQVRTVVNVHSSVYGTCLNQVQTKTAEKLWRDRLNLPLLKRYERRYCTKFDRIVVTTEEDRQQLQTFNPGAQFQVVTNGVDLVAFPQRTADPGGHQLIFIGAMDNLANIDAARFLSLEVLPIVQQRYPDTTLVLVGSRPAPEVRVLSDRLGVTVTGQVPSMADYLHQATACVISMRTGFGIKNKTLEAMAAGVPIVASDRGLEGLTVDGPNVPLRALRANSVTEYVSAISQLFENSVLRVELSQNARSMIETDYTWERAGQLYEQALLQA; translated from the coding sequence ATGAATATCTTGATGCTCTCTACGACCTTCCCCTATCCACCTACTCGTGGGGGAACTCAAGTGAGAACCTTTAACCTGCTAAAATACCTCGCTCAGAACCACGACATTACCTTAGTGACTCAACGTGGCAAAGAAGTCACAGATGCGGAAATTGAAGGGTTGCGACAGTGGGTTTCAGAGTTGGTTGTGTTTCCACGTCCCTCAGAAGCAAAGTTACAGCCTGGGGCGATCGCGAAACTACAACGGTTTGCAACTTTTGTGAACCAAGGAACACCCCCCAGTGTCTTATCGGCCTATTCGCGACCCATGCAAGAGTGGATCGATCAGCATGTGCAGGCTGGTAAGTGCGAAGTCATAACTTGCGAACATAGCGTTAACGAAATTTACGTCAAACCAGAATTCCAGGAGCAAGTACGGACGGTTGTGAATGTGCACAGTTCGGTGTACGGCACTTGTCTGAACCAGGTACAAACCAAAACAGCAGAGAAGCTTTGGCGCGATCGCTTGAACTTACCCTTGTTGAAGCGGTATGAACGCCGCTACTGTACTAAGTTCGATCGGATTGTGGTCACAACAGAAGAAGATCGACAGCAATTGCAGACATTCAATCCAGGAGCGCAGTTCCAAGTGGTTACCAACGGGGTCGATTTAGTGGCATTTCCGCAGCGTACTGCTGATCCAGGTGGCCATCAACTCATCTTTATTGGCGCAATGGATAACCTGGCTAACATTGATGCAGCTCGATTTCTCAGCTTAGAGGTCTTGCCAATCGTTCAGCAGCGTTACCCAGATACAACCTTGGTTTTAGTTGGAAGCCGTCCTGCGCCAGAAGTAAGAGTCCTCAGCGATCGCCTTGGCGTCACCGTAACTGGACAAGTACCTTCGATGGCAGATTATCTGCATCAAGCAACGGCTTGTGTCATTTCTATGCGAACAGGGTTTGGGATTAAAAATAAAACGTTGGAGGCCATGGCTGCTGGGGTGCCAATTGTTGCCAGCGATCGCGGTTTAGAAGGCTTAACCGTCGATGGCCCTAATGTGCCTCTGCGAGCGTTACGGGCTAATTCCGTGACCGAATACGTCAGTGCCATTAGCCAGTTGTTTGAGAATTCTGTCTTGCGGGTCGAATTATCGCAAAACGCGCGATCGATGATCGAAACCGACTACACCTGGGAACGAGCGGGCCAGCTTTACGAACAAGCCTTGCTACAGGCTTAA
- a CDS encoding glycosyltransferase, whose translation MPKVSVCIPTYNRANLLPYAVNSVLHQTYTDFELLICDDGSTDATPEVVSQWDDSRIRYIRHPVNIKRSKNMRSGFEAACGNYFIKFDDDDALTPEFLAKTVAVLDANPDVDFVCTNHWIINPAGDREEAATQANAAKWGKDKLPTGIIPNLVHETFLRQSLQVGSTLFRKACLDEVDFMRFEADGCEDFDLLVRLAIAGKQGYFLPEYLMEYRMHGGQNSLRQSIHFLRAKLFCLNSYHFDERDLERQRIKRAAGLKQDLALRLIEKGDTAEGRQLLQEANQVLGTSNRAKAGLVLSYLPESLRQVAFNLFRQVRTKDYAEQVRQVQPSS comes from the coding sequence ATGCCTAAAGTTAGTGTTTGCATTCCTACTTATAACCGAGCCAATCTGCTCCCCTATGCGGTCAATAGTGTTCTTCATCAAACTTACACAGATTTTGAGTTGCTGATTTGTGACGATGGCTCCACCGATGCAACTCCTGAAGTGGTGAGCCAGTGGGATGATTCGCGAATTCGTTACATTCGCCATCCTGTCAATATTAAGCGCAGCAAAAACATGCGCTCCGGATTTGAGGCAGCTTGCGGCAACTATTTCATCAAGTTTGACGACGATGATGCGCTAACGCCGGAGTTTTTGGCCAAAACGGTTGCGGTTTTAGACGCGAACCCAGATGTAGATTTTGTCTGCACGAATCATTGGATCATTAATCCAGCAGGCGATCGCGAAGAAGCAGCAACCCAGGCTAATGCTGCGAAGTGGGGCAAGGACAAGTTGCCAACGGGTATCATTCCCAACTTAGTTCACGAAACCTTTTTGCGCCAAAGCTTGCAGGTGGGTTCGACGCTGTTTCGCAAAGCTTGCTTGGATGAAGTGGATTTCATGCGCTTTGAAGCGGATGGCTGTGAGGATTTTGATTTGTTGGTGCGGTTGGCGATCGCCGGGAAGCAGGGCTACTTTCTGCCAGAGTATTTGATGGAATATCGTATGCATGGGGGCCAAAATAGCTTGCGGCAGAGTATCCATTTCTTGAGAGCCAAGTTGTTTTGCCTCAACAGCTATCACTTTGATGAGCGTGATCTGGAGCGGCAGCGGATCAAAAGAGCAGCAGGCTTGAAGCAAGATCTCGCTTTGAGGTTAATTGAAAAAGGGGACACGGCGGAAGGTCGCCAACTTTTGCAAGAGGCGAATCAAGTTTTGGGTACTTCTAACCGCGCTAAAGCAGGTTTGGTGCTCTCGTACCTACCAGAAAGTTTGCGCCAAGTCGCGTTTAATTTATTCCGCCAAGTGCGAACCAAAGACTACGCGGAACAGGTACGTCAGGTGCAACCTTCCAGCTGA
- a CDS encoding glycosyltransferase family 2 protein encodes MDSPQPDTFLPQVSVVIPIYNGETDLPELLACLQAQTYPKDRVEYLLVDNASQDRTAEILKQAAESAQAEGLNLHHLTEAKIQSAYAARNTAIRAAIGEIFVFTDADCRPQPNWLELLLPPFADSATGLVVGEIVALPGTTLLERYADSRNLLSQKDTLAHPFCPYGQTANLAIRRQALEQVGLFRPYMTTGGDADICWRIQKQTEWQLYFAEQAIVQHRHRATLKDLKSQWQRYGRSNRYLHELYGVGLTRKHTWQESVYLLSRWFLKELPIKTGKTLLGKAPAIDLISTPIGVYCARARTAGQQAAKLSEQATEIEWL; translated from the coding sequence ATGGATAGCCCGCAACCAGACACTTTCTTGCCTCAGGTTTCCGTTGTCATTCCAATCTACAACGGCGAAACTGATTTACCCGAACTCTTGGCTTGTCTCCAGGCTCAGACCTACCCCAAAGACCGAGTAGAGTATCTCCTGGTTGATAATGCCAGCCAAGACCGCACCGCCGAAATCTTGAAGCAAGCCGCTGAGTCCGCCCAAGCAGAAGGGTTGAACCTGCACCACCTCACTGAAGCCAAGATTCAAAGCGCCTATGCTGCTCGTAATACGGCAATTCGAGCAGCGATCGGGGAAATTTTTGTCTTCACCGATGCCGACTGCCGCCCCCAACCTAACTGGTTAGAGTTATTGTTGCCTCCCTTTGCCGACTCAGCCACTGGCCTAGTCGTAGGTGAGATAGTCGCCCTTCCTGGCACCACCTTGCTAGAGCGCTACGCCGACAGCCGCAACCTACTGAGCCAGAAAGACACCTTAGCTCACCCCTTCTGCCCCTACGGCCAAACCGCCAACTTAGCAATTAGACGCCAAGCCCTAGAGCAGGTAGGACTCTTTCGGCCTTACATGACTACGGGGGGAGACGCGGATATTTGCTGGCGCATCCAAAAACAGACAGAATGGCAGCTTTATTTTGCGGAGCAGGCGATCGTGCAGCATCGTCACCGCGCTACGCTGAAAGACCTCAAAAGCCAGTGGCAACGCTATGGCCGATCCAATCGCTACTTACACGAACTCTATGGGGTTGGCTTAACCCGGAAACACACCTGGCAGGAATCTGTCTATTTGCTCAGCCGCTGGTTCCTGAAAGAACTGCCGATCAAAACTGGCAAAACGCTCCTTGGCAAAGCTCCCGCGATCGATCTCATTAGTACTCCCATCGGGGTTTATTGCGCCAGAGCCAGAACAGCGGGTCAACAAGCAGCTAAGTTATCTGAGCAAGCCACAGAGATTGAATGGTTATAG